One genomic region from Salvia hispanica cultivar TCC Black 2014 chromosome 2, UniMelb_Shisp_WGS_1.0, whole genome shotgun sequence encodes:
- the LOC125208196 gene encoding cyclic nucleotide-gated ion channel 18 translates to MNRIFSRPASHLRQLRRSFTSRRHHHHPPPHDPTAAAAAADEPNSLTILWHYQILDPNSDIVNLWNHIFLISCLVSLFIDPLYFYLPYVEDGAACMNIDISASILITYFRTVTDFFYFLHLLMKFRMAFVAPSSRVFGRGELVMDPRQITLRYLKSDFIVDLSATLPLPQILIWYVIPATKTDGGGHSNNTLALIVLIQYIPRLFVIFPLNNRIIKTTGFIAKTAWAGAAYNLLLFMLASHVIGASWYLSSIGRQHSCWKQRCNEEIYTPPHCNVKFLDCSKIKAMGAERENWLNLTTVLARCDAKNGDSDFKFGIFAEAFTSQVASSTFMEKYVYCLWWGLRNLSSYGQTLSTSTFVGETVFCIVLCIFGLILFAQLIGNMQTYLSSMTLRLEEWRIKRRDMEEWMRHRQLPPDLQDRVRRFEQYRWLTTRGVKEEEILKSLPQDLRREIQRHLCLNLVRGVPFFAQMDDQLLDAICERLTSSLSTQGSYIVREGDPVDEMLFVIRGQMESSTTNGGRSGFYNSITLRPGDFCGEELLTWALLPNSSQNLPSSTRTVKTLTEVEAFALSAEELKFVAMQFKRLHSMKLQHAFRYYSNQWRTWGACFLQTGWRRYKKKKLAKELALHENSGGSHGHHIGATILASKFASNTKRGIAQKLREAQATAAASTTFSLVKPDDPDFTEEV, encoded by the exons ATGAATAGGATATTCTCCCGGCCGGCGTCCCACCTCCGGCAGCTCCGGCGATCGTTCACATCCCGgcgccaccaccaccaccctcCCCCACACGACCcgaccgccgccgccgccgccgcggaCGAGCCGAACTCCCTGACCATCCTATGGCACTACCAGATCCTGGACCCGAACAGCGACATCGTCAACCTCTGGAACCACATCTTCCTCATCTCGTGCCTCGTCTCCCTCTTCATCGACCCCCTCTACTTCTACCTCCCCTACGTTGAGGACGGCGCCGCCTGCATGAACATCGACATCTCCGCCTCCATCCTCATCACCTACTTCCGCACCGTCACCGACTTCTTCTACTTCCTCCACCTCCTCATGAAGTTCCGCATGGCCTTCGTCGCCCCCAGCTCCCGCGTCTTCGGCCGCGGCGAGCTCGTCATGGACCCCCGCCAGATCACCCTCCGCTACCTCAAATCCGACTTCATCGTCGACCTCTCCGCCACCCTCCCCCTCCCCCAAATCCTCATCTG GTACGTCATCCCGGCCACGAAGACGGACGGGGGCGGCCATTCCAACAATACGCTAGCCCTCATTGTGCTCATCCAATACATCCCGCGTCTCTTCGTCATCTTCCCACTCAACAACCGGATCATCAAGACCACGGGCTTCATTGCGAAGACGGCTTGGGCTGGGGCGGCTTACAATCTCCTCCTCTTCATGCTCGCCAGCCATGTGATTGGAGCGTCGTGGTATCTGTCCTCGATTGGGCGGCAGCATTCGTGCTGGAAGCAGAGGTGTAATGAGGAGATCTACACTCCTCCGCATTGCAATGTCAAGTTTCTTGATTGCTCCAAGATTAAAGCGATGGGAGCGGAGCGGGAGAACTGGTTGAATCTCACCACTGTTCTTGCTCGCTGCGATGCCAAGAATGGGGATTCGGATTTCAAGTTTGGTATCTTTGCTGAGGCCTTCACTAGCCAAGTCGCCTCGTCTACTTTCATGGAGAAGTATGTCTACTGCCTCTGGTGGGGCTTGAGAAATTTGAG TTCGTACGGGCAGACTTTGAGCACAAGCACGTTTGTTGGAGAGACCGTTTTCTGCATAGTTCTGTGCATTTTTGGGCTGATTCTGTTTGCACAGTTGATTGGGAATATGCAG ACTTACTTGAGCTCAATGACATTGAGGCTAGAAGAGTGGAGAATCAAGAGGAGAGACATGGAGGAGTGGATGAGGCACCGGCAGCTGCCACCGGACTTGCAAGATCGCGTGCGTCGCTTCGAGCAATACAGATGGCTGACAACAAGAGGAGTGAAGGAGGAAGAGATTCTCAAATCCCTACCTCAAGACCTCCGCCGCGAGATACAAAGACACCTCTGCCTCAACTTAGTTCGTGGC GTGCCCTTCTTCGCGCAAATGGACGACCAGCTTCTCGACGCGATCTGCGAGAGGCTGACGTCGTCCCTGAGCACGCAGGGCAGCTATATCGTCCGCGAGGGGGACCCCGTGGACGAGATGCTGTTCGTGATCCGAGGCCAGATGGAGAGCTCCACCACCAACGGGGGGCGGTCGGGCTTCTACAACTCGATCACGCTGAGGCCGGGAGACTTCTGCGGGGAGGAGCTCCTGACATGGGCGCTCCTGCCCAACTCCTCGCAGAACCTCCCGTCCTCGACGCGGACGGTGAAGACGCTGACGGAGGTGGAGGCGTTCGCGCTGAGCGCGGAGGAGCTGAAGTTCGTGGCGATGCAGTTCAAGAGGCTGCACAGCATGAAGCTGCAGCACGCGTTCAGGTACTACTCGAACCAGTGGAGGACGTGGGGGGCGTGCTTCCTGCAGACGGGGTGGAGGAGgtacaagaagaagaagctggCCAAGGAGCTGGCGCTGCACGAGAATTCGGGGGGATCGCACGGCCACCACATCGGGGCCACCATCTTGGCCTCGAAGTTCGCTTCGAATACGAAGAGGGGGATTGCGCAGAAGCTGAGGGAGGCGCaggcgacggcggcggcgtCGACGACATTCAGCCTCGTCAAGCCGGATGATCCTGATTTCACTGAGGAGGTTTag